Proteins from a genomic interval of Capsicum annuum cultivar UCD-10X-F1 chromosome 4, UCD10Xv1.1, whole genome shotgun sequence:
- the LOC107868287 gene encoding probable xyloglucan endotransglucosylase/hydrolase protein 8 translates to MARSIANFLVLSAIIVVLIQLTQAEVQGSFDDNFSKSCPETHFKTSEDGQIWYLSLDKKAGCGFMTRQKYRFGWFSMKLKLVGGDSAGVVTAYYMCTEDGAGPTRDELDFEFLGNRTGEPYLIQTNVYKNGTGNREMRHVLWFDPTEDFHTYSILWNTHQIVFFVDRVPIRVYKNANYTNNFFPNEKPMYLFSSIWNADDWATRGGLEKTNWKNQPFVSSYKDFSVDGCQWEDPYPSCVSTTTKNWWDQYDSWHLSSSQKLDYAWVQRNLVIYDYCQDSERFPKKPEECWLNPWE, encoded by the exons atggctcgttcaaTAGCTAATTTTCTTGTACTTAGTGCAATAATTGTTGTACTTATTCAATTAACACAAGCTGAAGTACAAGGTTCATTTGATGATAATTTTAGTAAAAGTTGTCCAGAAACTCATTTCAAAACTTCTGAAGATGGACAGATCTGGTATTTATCATTGGACAAGAAAGCAG GATGTGGATTTATGACAAGGCAAAAATACAGATTTGGGTGGTTCAGCATGAAATTGAAATTGGTGGGAGGTGATTCTGCTGGTGTTGTCACTGCTTACTAT aTGTGCACAGAAGATGGAGCAGGACCAACAAGAGATGAAttagattttgagtttttgggaaATAGGACAGGTGAACCTTATCTTATACAAACAAATGTATACAAAAATGGAACTGGTAATCGTGAGATGAGACATGTTCTATGGTTTGATCCAACTGAGGATTTTCACACTTATTCAATTCTTTGGAACACTCACCAAATTGT GTTTTTCGTGGATAGGGTACCGATAAGGGTATACAAAAACGCGAATTATACGAACAATTTCTTCCCAAATGAGAAGCCAATGTACTTATTttcaagtatatggaatgcaGATGATTGGGCTACAAGAGGTGGCTTAGAGAAAACAAATTGGAAAAATCAACCATTTGTTTCAAGTTACAAAGATTTTAGTGTTGATGGTTGTCAATGGGAAGATCCATATCCATCTTGtgtttcaacaacaacaaaaaattggTGGGATCAATATGATTCTTGGCATTTATCAAGTTCACAAAAATTGGATTATGCTTGGGTACAAAGAAATCTTGTAATTTATGACTATTGTCAAGATAGTGAGAGATTTCCCAAAAAACCTGAGGAGTGTTGGTTAAATCCATGGGAATAA
- the LOC107868286 gene encoding receptor kinase-like protein Xa21, which translates to MIGFGSFGSVYKGFLRSGISIDVKVLNLQLDAVFKSFDTECEVLRSLRHRNLVKVITSCFDLDFKALVLEYMDNGSLEKYLYSYNLFLDTMQRLSIMIDVACTLEYLHHGRLSPVIHCDLKPSNVLLDEDMVAHLSDFGISKLLSEDESDLYTKTFATLGYITPSTSLFCI; encoded by the coding sequence ATGATTGGTTTTGGAAGTTTTGGCTCTGTCTACAAAGGCTTTCTTAGAAGTGGAATTTCCATTGATGTTAAAGTGTTAAATCTTCAACTAGATGCAGTATTCAAGAGCTTTGATACGGAATGTGAAGTTCTGCGTAGCCTTCGCCATAGGAATCTCGTAAAAGTCATTACTAGTTGTTTCGACCTTGATTTTAAGGCTTTAGTGCTCGAGTATATGGATAATGGGAGCCTTGAGAAGTATTTGTATTCATACAACTTATTCTTAGACACCATGCAAAGGCTAAGCATAATGATAGATGTGGCATGTACATTGGAATATCTACACCATGGGCGCTTGTCGCCTGTGATTCACTGTGATCTTAAGCCGAGTAATGTCTTgttggatgaggatatggttgcCCACCTAAGCGACTTTGGCATTTCAAAACTACTTAGTGAAGATGAGAGTGATTTATACACTAAAACTTTTGCAACATTGGGATATATTACACCAAGTACGTCTCTTTTCTGCATTTGA
- the LOC107869168 gene encoding probable LRR receptor-like serine/threonine-protein kinase At4g36180 — protein sequence MALTGRIPREFGNLSFLVSLDLGSNNFHENLPQEMTRLCRLKFLDLSFNSFSGKVPSWFGFVHQLQVLSHRNNSFTGSIPSSFSNISTLETLNLNFNSIEGQIPKVIGILINLRELKLRGNKLIGSIPLSLSNASRLETLEISLNSLQGNIPEGIGNLHNMKMLSIQYNQLTSSIPFTIFNISRIEIIAFIGNSLSGYLPNDLCNGLPKLKGLYLSTNRLRGYMPTSLSNCSQLQVLSLSENDFGGPIQSEIGRLSNLQILQLGTNHFTDLEISFNPLNGMLPASMRNLSTSLRKFYASNCIIQGRIPNEVGNLSS from the exons ATGGCTCTTACAGGCAGGATTCCCCGTGAATTTGGAAACCTctcatttcttgtttctcttgacttGGGAAGCAACAATTTCCATGAAAATTTGCCTCAAGAAATGACACGCTTGTGTCGActtaagtttcttgatttaagttTCAATAGCTTCAGCGGGAAGGTTCCCTCTTGGTTTGGATTCGTACACCAACTTCAAGTTCTAAGTCATAGGAATAATAGTTTCACTGGTTCCATCCCTTCTTCATTTTCTAATATTTCCACACTTGAGACTTTGAATCTGAATTTCAATTCCATAGAGGGTCAAATCCCAAAAGTGATTGGAATTCTTATAAACCTTAGAGAATTAAAGTTGAGGGGTAACAAGCTCATAGGCTCTATTCCCCTATCACTCTCGAATGCCTCAAGGTTAGAGACTTTGGAGATATCTTTAAATTCACTTCAAGGAAACATTCCAGAAGGGATCGGCAATCTTCACAACATGAAAATGCTATCCATACAATATAATCAACTTACGAGTTCTATACCATTTACAATTTTCAATATCTCAAGAATTGAAATCATTGCATTTATAGGGAATAGCTTATCAGGATATCTTCCCAATgatttatgcaatggtcttccgAAACTCAAAGGGCTTTATCTATCCACAAACAGGCTTCGCGGTTATATGCCTACAAGCCTGTCAAATTGTTCACAACTTCAAGTATTGTCTTTATCTGAAAATGATTTTGGTGGACCAATACAAAGTGAAATTGGAAGATTGAGTAACTTGCAGATATTACAACTCGGAACTAACCATTTCACTG ATCTTGAAATATCTTTCAACCCGCTAAATGGCATGCTTCCAGCTTCCATGAGGAACCTTTCTACATCTCTTAGAAAATTTTACGCCAGCAATTGCATAATCCAAGGGCGAATTCCAAATGAAGTTGGGAATTTAAGCAGCTAG